From the Nitrospirota bacterium genome, the window GTGCAATGAATCCTGACGCCACACTGAGTGTCACCCAGAGAAAGAGGATTTCCATTCACGTTCCTCCATTCATCAGAGCTGCTCGGGATGGACAATTATCGCAATAGGTGCCATCCCGTACTGCCATCTCATGATGCTGGCAGTAGCGAAACCTTCCAATCTCAACGACGCTTTCATGTTGCCCCCCCACCAACGCCACTAGTCCCGCGTCACGACTAACGACTGCCCTTGATTTTCTGCTTGGGCCCATCCCGCACCAATGGCAGCATGGATCGTGTTTCCGCCGCGTTCGGAGCTGTGCGTTCGACTTCATCGTATAACGTCGCCCAATCATGCCAGGTGAGCCCGAGGCCAAAGATGACTCGTTCCAGTACCCTAACTGTGGGGCCCTGCTTACCCGTTTGCCAACGCAGTAACTGCTCTCTTCCCGCTATTTTTTCGCGGTCCATATAACGCTTGGATTCAGCGTGCCGATCCACCATCAATTTCAACGTCTGCTTCCAATGATCCATAACGAGCACAGTATTCCCCATATACAATATATTTTACAGGGTGCATATTTTCATGTTGACAACTTACATCAGGGATGATAATTAGCAACCACTATGACTGATCAATGGACCTTCGATCCCTCAAAACTGAAGACGCTCAGGAGCTTCAAGCGCCTATCACCAGAGGCGCTGGGTCGTTCCATCGGTAAATCCCGCATTACCATTATCAATTGGGAAAAGGGTCGGATGACGCCAACGGCGAAGGACATCGTGGCCATTGCCAATGCCTTCGACATCGACCCCGCCTCATTTTTTGGAAAGCAGGTGGCCTGATGGAACTGCGTCGGAGGTCCGATCTTGTGCAGGTGGGTGTAAGAGCCGGCGTGACCGATATGTTCGGCGGCACCAATGTCCACCGACCGAAGCTGCTGCGGAAACGGACGTTCCTCATGCCCATCGAGCTGAATGACGATCTTGAGTTCGATGCCGCACACCGTGGCGTCAGTGTGAATGAGGTCTTTCTCAGTGCCATGGAAAATGAGTTCGCACGTCGCAGCATGGTGGGCCTCCCATTTGGTCTTGATTACTACGACCATATACGGCCAATGCGGGCGCAAATGAAAGCGCAAGGTTATCGGAGGATCGCCGAGTTTATCGGACAACTGCTCTCCAGTATCGGATGCGGCGAATCGCCACAGAAAACGGAGCGAACGTGACCCCTGCCACGACGCATCGCACGGTCGTATTGCCTGACATCATGACGGCGCAAGAGGTCGCGACTCTCTTGCGGGTGACGGCGCATCACGTCAGGGATTTGGCCAAAATGGGGGAGTTGCCGCACATGCGC encodes:
- a CDS encoding helix-turn-helix transcriptional regulator, translating into MTDQWTFDPSKLKTLRSFKRLSPEALGRSIGKSRITIINWEKGRMTPTAKDIVAIANAFDIDPASFFGKQVA
- a CDS encoding helix-turn-helix domain-containing protein; this translates as MTPATTHRTVVLPDIMTAQEVATLLRVTAHHVRDLAKMGELPHMRIGTEFRFVRDELIARYPNLRAVILREERHE